From the Lytechinus variegatus isolate NC3 chromosome 5, Lvar_3.0, whole genome shotgun sequence genome, the window ACGAGGGGAATGTCTGTATCTATTAGGCTATATTCTCATAACAAGACACCCAACTatagtatatttgaaaataaactttaccctgtgtattaaaaactttcctgtcttcggaagaaaattattaggcctatgtatgaaaaaaataagatatgaaaaagagaacagaaattaaatattgaagtCTTTTACAATGCGATCAGCATTCTTCAATGGTACATACAGTTTGTGATGAAGGCTAGTCAAGAGTGAAATGTGGCTAAACTACTGAACTACACACGTGGTCGTGGCTGTACGTGTCAGTGTTTACGTATTGACTATCTACTGAAGATGGCAGCCAGAGAATGCGTTGAAATTTCATGGAATATTGTCTCCCTAGCGGCCTAGCCTTTAAGAAAATTGGTAAGTAATCTATGCTCTGTACTTGTTCAAATACTGTAATGTAAGATCTATTCCCACAGGCCTTTGTTATGTAGCCTCACTAGCCTGGCCCTAACTTAGGGCTAGGCTGAGCTGAAACCGGGTCTGGGATACGCCGCGGCGTAGGCGTAGCAGGCCCGTAGCCGTAGATATAGATTCTACTGATAACAGTTGGACTGTGAAAAATACTCCTTGCATACATCGTCTTTGTAATAGGATATTTGTGTTCTCTTTAAAGTTAAACCTAGAAATGGCGTCTTAAATGAGAATTATTTTAGATACAGTAAAAAAGGAAATCTTTGATATAATCGAGATTAACCAAGATCACTTTTTGTACTGCCACGCAAGTCAGATGAAATAGTAGGCCTAACGTTCGAACGTTTAAATATGTTAGATCAGTAATGTAATtctaaattgaaatgaattttggATCACATGAAGAGATATTaatgttcatgtattttttcttatatCATGTTATGACTTCTTTGATGTATCTATATATCTCGCACTACAACCAggcttttattttgtttaatatatatGCAAAAGAGAAGCATGTATTGGGCATATAGTTTAGGGCCTATAAGGCTGAATAGATCCATGTCATTTGATTGTTGGTTTGATATTGACATATCACTATTACGTCATCATTCATGTAATTGTGGCTCCATTTACAGTGTAATCTTGGATCCATGCAATTTGCTCAATTTGTAGGCACGCCGAGTCTAGAGCCCGGCACACTACGTGCGTAAAACTATTGCGTTTGTAGTGTGCATGCAATCAAATATTATTGACAGACGGCATCTTGTTACTAATtctaaaatcataaaaaatcaaatgacaaggatctatttTAAGGAGTCATATAAAtctaatgatgattatttttcttatttgtgcaatggacagaatatctgattcggtgaaagatgaaattattGATCCATTGcctctttcacctcatgaaatattatgtCAATTGCACTCATAAAAAGTCATTCTTTGTAATATGAATAAGTTGcttttgaattgaaatgaaggTGTACAAAGGCCTTGTTCAATACTTCTTCTAGCAAGTATTTTTCAACAGTCGAGTCCAGGTTTGGGGGGGAGGTGGTTTAAGTTATAACGATCAGAAATGCGTGCAAAACTTCACCAAATTTACTGTAAATCTGTCTCGTAACTAATTCTGACAATATTCAcggaaatttcattttttttaacgaaaTAATTTGagaaatattatcatttttattttttgtgggggggggatcTAGCAAAAAAAATCGACCCGAAAATCTCAAGAAAAAGAATTTGGTCCAATATTTTTCAGTATGAGGTGATTGCCGACATAACTAAAAAGATACCCTAGATTGCCCGAATATATGGTCCTTTCACTCCTTCGTTTCACTTTAGGTAATTGCAGCTCAATATTTCAACACTATCAACTAGACAAAATTGAGATGGATATTAGACGATTTGTTAAACCTAAAGAttctggtggtggtggtggtgcaaGTACCAGCCGAGAAAGAGATGAATCAGTTGAACCCAGCAAGAAACGTCAGAAAACTGACAGTGACGAAGTGTCTGTAGAACCTGAATCACAGGCACATACTGGCACAAGCTCATCACACCACAGTGACCAAAGAACTCCATCATCCACAGATCACTTTGCTGATACCAATGATGCTGCTAAtggtgacgacgatgatgatttTTTGGGTAATGCTGTCAATGTAAACAGTGATGCAAAACCGTCTGCAAAACCTACCTTCAGGCAGTATCCTGCTACTCCAGGTCCAGCTGATATTTCGCAGTCACCAGATGATGGACCTATCCAACCTGGACGAACTGAGCACTTCAACTTCCAGAAAAGTAATGGAAGGAAATTTAGACCAGAATGGTACAATGCATATCCCTGGATGGAATTTTCCGCCAGTGAGAACAAAGTCTACTGTTATGTGTGCCGACATTTTTCTGTTGGAGAATGTGCTGAGAAAGCTTTTACTACCGATGGATTTCACACATGGAAAAAGTGCACAGGGGAATCAGCAAAGAACAACAAGTTAGTAAAGCACAAAAGCTCAGAAGATCATGTGAACAGTGCAGCCAAATACAAAGCTTACCTAGAATCTAAGCAACAAAAGAAAACAGTGATGGATCACATCAGTGAGGCCCACCGTCAACTTGTACAACGCAACAGAGAGTACATAAAAATCTTGGCAGATACTCTGCGATTGACAGCGGTTCAGAACATTGCCCAAAGGGGACATAATGAACATGAGGAAGGGCCAGAGAACAACTGTGGCAACTTTCTAGAAATTTTGAACTTCCTCAAGAAGTATGACATACATGAGAAGTTGATAGAGGCAGCTGGAAACGCTAAGTATACACATCACAGCATCCAAAATGCCCTATTAGATATTCTATGTGACATTATCTTAGATGAGATTAAAGAGGAAATTGGACAGTGCAAGTACTTTGCAGTCCTTGTTGATGAGACAAAAGATCTGTCCAAACAGGAGCAGATGAGTTTCGTCATACGTTATCTTTATGATGAAGAAGTCCATGAGGAGTTCATGGGATTCAGATGCGCCGACGGCCTCGATGCTGCGTCACTCTCAGAGAGCATTttagacgaattaaaatctctCGGCATCGACGTCAATTACCTTGTTGGGCAAGGCTATGACGGTGCAAATGTCATGAGTGGAAAGCTGTCAGGTGTACAAGAAAGGATCCGTCGTAAGATTCCACAGGCGTTGTATGTCCACTGTTTCGCCCATCGTTTAAATCTGGTGATTGTAGAGACAGTCAAGTCCGTAGTACCAGTTGCTGACTTCTTCGCTGTTCTCCAATCATCCTACAATTTTTTGAGTGGCTCACATGTACATGAGCAGTGGATAAGATGGCAGCAAAAGATGTTCCCAGATGAGCAACCTGTGGAGTTTAAAGGGATGTCTGACACAAGATGGGCATCTCAAGTTAGAGCCGTTGGTGCCATTCGCAAGCGATTTCACTGCTTTGTTGAGTTCCTcaaacacacagacacacatgATGATAACCGTGAGCGTGCATTGAATGCAAGAGGACTCCTGTCCCAACTGGACCAAACATTCATATACTGCATGCTCCTCATGGACGAAGTCCTCAGTTCTGCCAAATCTGCATCAGATACACTGCAGAGTGTCAATTTGGATTATCTACGTGCGGCAGATCTGATAGAGTCATTACTAGAAGACTTGGGTACTTTCAGATCGGATACCAAAGCTGATAGCTACTTCAGTGAATCACTTACACTAGCAAAGGAAAATGGACTTAAATGTAGCAATAAACGCAGACAAACCAGTGCACCATCAACAATGGATGACTTTGTAGTTCTGTCTAAGCTCGGAAAGCGTGACAAAGTGTCTGATGCAGCTAGCATGAAAATAGCAATACTTAATCCTACAGTGGAtgtgtttttaggtgaattaaGTAGAAGATTTAGCAACGAAAATCTGCAGATCTTTCGTTCACTTGCAGCTCTGGATCCTAAGTCTCATAAGTTTCTGGACTTCGAAACTGTCAAGCCTCTTGCAGTGCACTATAAACTCAATCTTGAGGACATCAAAACTGAAATGAGACTTGTCAAGAGAATGATTGAAAGGTCTGACACCAAACTAGAAACTTTGATTGATGTCGCGGAACACCTGAAGCCACTTACTATGGCCTTTGAAGAACTGTACAAGTTAGTGAAAATAGCTGCAATCATCCCAGTAAGTACAGCTTCTTGTGAAAGAAC encodes:
- the LOC121414976 gene encoding zinc finger MYM-type protein 1-like; amino-acid sequence: MVLSLLRFTLGNCSSIFQHYQLDKIEMDIRRFVKPKDSGGGGGASTSRERDESVEPSKKRQKTDSDEVSVEPESQAHTGTSSSHHSDQRTPSSTDHFADTNDAANGDDDDDFLGNAVNVNSDAKPSAKPTFRQYPATPGPADISQSPDDGPIQPGRTEHFNFQKSNGRKFRPEWYNAYPWMEFSASENKVYCYVCRHFSVGECAEKAFTTDGFHTWKKCTGESAKNNKLVKHKSSEDHVNSAAKYKAYLESKQQKKTVMDHISEAHRQLVQRNREYIKILADTLRLTAVQNIAQRGHNEHEEGPENNCGNFLEILNFLKKYDIHEKLIEAAGNAKYTHHSIQNALLDILCDIILDEIKEEIGQCKYFAVLVDETKDLSKQEQMSFVIRYLYDEEVHEEFMGFRCADGLDAASLSESILDELKSLGIDVNYLVGQGYDGANVMSGKLSGVQERIRRKIPQALYVHCFAHRLNLVIVETVKSVVPVADFFAVLQSSYNFLSGSHVHEQWIRWQQKMFPDEQPVEFKGMSDTRWASQVRAVGAIRKRFHCFVEFLKHTDTHDDNRERALNARGLLSQLDQTFIYCMLLMDEVLSSAKSASDTLQSVNLDYLRAADLIESLLEDLGTFRSDTKADSYFSESLTLAKENGLKCSNKRRQTSAPSTMDDFVVLSKLGKRDKVSDAASMKIAILNPTVDVFLGELSRRFSNENLQIFRSLAALDPKSHKFLDFETVKPLAVHYKLNLEDIKTEMRLVKRMIERSDTKLETLIDVAEHLKPLTMAFEELYKLVKIAAIIPVSTASCERTFSKLKLIKNHLRANMTNSRLKSLAVISVHRERALAIDLEEVVDRFIMRYPTTRITLK